In Helicoverpa zea isolate HzStark_Cry1AcR chromosome 3, ilHelZeax1.1, whole genome shotgun sequence, the following proteins share a genomic window:
- the LOC124645896 gene encoding histone-lysine N-methyltransferase SETD2 isoform X2, producing MAKRKKAAPKTAATRRTTRRAKQQAEAASSADGEASASVELEPTASDPAQLGTETAPTDATPAPDPQTSETSDKSENSLTTPCQVPIVALHKKFGKYRCLFNSDETFTRKYDIGSDSETNSSVEIRVVDPCASSESDSNAAIDTQSDTNSGANFSPVNSTTVTQSNSRDISPVPAPCEPSSQCEPTSQCEMPSSIPIEKEEETEKPEEVNTIDLTESDSKLSAITEQVVEDKDDSQIIDDSSIPEEKPEEIPAEDIPMEGEQIEFTGDDDEVITIVQIVEDDHPELYYNIKIDSPSEHVSETVDNEEIKVNCDNNEFQINFEKLNLAVETDPPMDCSEAVELRTPPCLTPDIPFKENLNEGLTRPDPSLTPSSTLSDDSNSSRVTEQNQNNSNDSAESSPTGVRRSSRIKTISNMKQKTKGYGLVKTPLKKALITQAKMKLEEIGSDSQEKTSESLPNTQPNSPSFPVPSEMPVKVKSRWRRSSELEMGASSPANSPLASPSLPQQRLPPVAESPSLPDEEPSAPPLSKEDYDRIIEERMNQYQHLDENEYLCERMISKETKKMTCDCFMTKEELERGELACGEDCLNRLLMIECNSRCPVGDRCTNRRFQSKENAPLKVFYADKKGCGVEAIVDIPTGEFLLEYVGEVLDYEQFYKRAQAYSDENNLHHYFMSLKGDTVIDATLKGNISRFINHSCDPNAETQKWTVNGELRIGFFSKRDIVAGEELTFDYQFQRFGKVAQRCYCGADNCRGWIGGEPDSDDEDDEEEEDVSTSKSGTTESSEESLATPTEQPRPRVRRPKKDRTYKPKAPDLVQDADIEEDLEALGRTGVKNQSHTLRLSRTVVRAKSRRAQTALLRLLRDADLPCRRLFLDYRGLRLLAPWCSDAPLDFKLEMLQTVDRLPIPNKTMVQESRFFTIVERWLSAADAPQPTQENVFIDEATGLPIELPNRGSQENLSSPEKAKDNAGILEKIKDLSNQLLERWSSLKEVFKIPKKERIQQMKEHERQANVERRAADSSGSRDRERDRREERERDRREEREREREKERERERERDRDRDRSDRDRSDRDRGERDRDRYRERDRDRDRERDRDDRDRRKRRSSPEGGRRSIRLSERVLAAVPPMSKEERRRAFAEAAAAADESRRQRERLQHWPHYWQHDAYQQQMFPGGMVPGAPNMLGNIPNMANMPNMANMGNMGGMVCGVGGMVGDMPPEWMQHDFSTAPFCPPFCMPQPNMMGMPGFPMGGFMFGQQVGQPGQQPFPQLQQPNNDQQQPPQSAPTEEPKEIVLPSLWRSAVDGRGRTYYYHVKLRQPQWLPPPPPAEQEESSSEEEDEPPSSGLDSPLVRRQTKGKVVEGVNGIYEVIKEDGHNGLIPDHALVSIKPRKRRPGLVSERPISPRTEEDKLAGRLEVKRYKQTKEKLRRRREKLLQKVRLLAANKSQRRLKGNMIDLKQMVELVDSETDSEDSSTEEVVPTPTPVEKPVEKPIELEASPSPVIIPSPPPVEVSVVTTEETARKIKEQFRCSMARVMVQHLNPYRHPDAPAARITCTADFKHLARKLTHFVMLKELKHCRSVDELIVTDSVRSKAKMFVKKYMAKFGPVYKRPPEEID from the exons ATGGCAAAAAGGAAGAAGGCAGCACCAAAAACCGCGGCAACGCGTCGTACGACCCGACGCGCCAAGCAGCAGGCTGAAGCTGCGTCGTCCGCCGACGGAGAAGCCTCTGCGTCTGTCGAGCTCGAGCCGACTGCTTCCGATCCCGCTCAACTGGGCACGGAGACAGCTCCTACCGATGCAACTCCTGCACCAGACCCACAAACGTCTGAGACATCAGATAAatctgaaaattctttaactacACCTTGTCAAGTACCAATCGTAGCTTTGCATAAGAAATTCGGTAAATATCGCTGTCTATTTAATAGTGATGAGACATTTACTAGAAAATACGATATTGGTAGTGACAGTGAAACAAATAGTAGTGTAGAAATTAGGGTGGTTGATCCTTGTGCCAGCTCCGAGTCAGATTCTAATGCTGCAATAGATACACAGTCTGATACCAACAGCGGTGCAAACTTCAGCCCTGTGAATAGTACAACAGTTACACAGAGCAATTCTAGAGACATATCACCTGTACCTGCTCCGTGTGAACCATCATCTCAATGTGAACCAACATCTCAGTGTGAAATGCCATCATCAATCCCAATAGAAAAGGAGGAAGAGACTGAGAAGCCTGAAGAAGTAAATACTATTGATTTAACTGAAAGTGATTCAAAGCTCAGTGCTATTACTGAACAGGTTGTAGAAGATAAGGATGATAGTCAAATAATTGATGATTCTTCCATCCCTGAAGAGAAACCAGAAGAAATACCAGCTGAAGACATTCCAATGGAGGGAGAGCAGATAGAATTCactggtgatgatgatgaagtcatCACCATTGTTCAGATAGTGGAAGATGATCATCCTGAGCTAtattacaacataaaaataGATAGTCCAAGTGAACATGTATCTGAAACAGTAGATAATGAGGAGATTAAGGTAAATTGTGATAACAATGAGTTCCAGATCAATTTTGAAAAGTTGAACCTTGCAGTTGAGACTGATCCTCCAATGGATTGCTCAGAAGCAGTTGAACTTAGAACCCCACCTTGTCTAACCCCAGATATACCATTTAAAGAAAACCTGAATGAAGGCCTAACTAGACCAGATCCTAGTCTCACACCAAGTTCCACACTGTCAGATGACAGCAACTCATCTAGAGTTACTGAACAAAACCAAAACAACTCAAATGATTCAGCAGAGTCATCACCAACTGGTGTTAGGAGATCCAGTCGAATTAAGACAATTAGTAATATGAAACAGAAGACTAAGGGATATGGGCTGGTGAAAACACCTTTAAAGAAGGCTTTAATTACTCAGGCAAAAATGAAACTTGAGGAAATTGGATCTGATAGTCAGGAGAAAACTAGTGAATCACTACCAAATACCCAACCTAATTCTCCATCATTTCCTGTACCTTCTGAGATGCCTGTGAAGGTGAAGTCTCGCTGGCGTAGGTCCAGTGAGCTGGAGATGGGTGCTAGCTCACCTGCTAACTCACCATTGGCCAGCCCGAGTTTGCCCCAGCAGCGTTTACCGCCTGTAGCCGAGAGCCCAAGCCTCCCTGATGAGGAACCTAGTGCACCTCCCTTGAGCAAAGAGGATTACGACAGGATCATTGAAGAGAGGATGAACCAGTACCAACACTTGGACgaaaatgaatatttatgtgAGAGAATGATTAGCAAGGAGACAAAGAAAATGACTTGTGACTGTTTTATGACCAAAGAAGAATTGGAGCGTGGGGAGCTGGCTTGTGGAGAGGACTGTCTCAACAGGCTGCTTATGATTGAATG TAATTCTCGGTGTCCTGTTGGCGACCGCTGTACAAACAGAAGGTTCCAGTCTAAAGAGAATGCCCCTCTTAAGGTTTTCTATGCTGACAAGAAGGGCTGTGGCGTGGAGGCTATTGTGGACATACCAAC GGGCGAGTTCCTACTAGAATACGTGGGCGAAGTGCTGGACTATGAGCAGTTCTACAAGCGAGCACAAGCATACTCGGACGAGAACAATCTTCACCACTACTTCATGTCCCTCAAAGGGGACACAGTTATTGACGCGACCTTGAAAGGGAACATATCCCGGTTCATCAACCACTCCTGTGATCCTAATGCTGAAACTCAGAAGTGGACAGTCAATGGGGAATTGAGGATAGGGTTCTTCAGCAAGAGGGATATTGTTGCTGGGGAAGAGTTGACTTTCGATTATCAGTTCCAGCGGTTTGG AAAGGTGGCGCAGCGTTGCTACTGCGGCGCCGACAACTGCCGCGGTTGGATCGGAGGCGAGCCCGActctgatgatgaagatgacgaG GAGGAAGAAGACGTATCAACATCGAAGTCAGGTACAACGGAGTCGTCAGAGGAGTCTCTGGCGACGCCGACGGAGCAGCCGCGGCCGCGCGTGCGCAGGCCTAAGAAGGACCGCACCTACAAGCCGAAGGCGCCTGACTTGGTGCAGGATGCTGAT ATCGAGGAAGACCTAGAAGCGCTAGGCCGCACAGGAGTCAAGAATCAAAGCCACACACTCCGCCTCTCCCGTACCGTCGTCCGCGCCAAGAGCCGCCGCGCTCAGACCGCGCTGCTACGTCTGCTGCGTGATGCTGACCTGCCTTGCAGGAGGCTGTTCTTAGACTATAGGGGGCTGAGGCTGTTAGCTCCGTGGTGTAGCGATGCCCCGCTTGATTTCAA GCTAGAAATGCTCCAAACAGTAGACAGGCTACCCATCCCCAACAAGACGATGGTACAAGAGAGTCGGTTCTTCACGATCGTGGAGCGGTGGCTGAGCGCGGCCGACGCGCCGCAGCCGACACAGGAGAACGTGTTCATTGATGAGGCTACTG GTTTGCCGATAGAACTACCTAACAGAGGCAGCCAAGAAAACCTCTCAAGTCCAGAAAAAGCAAAAGACAACGCTGGTATATTAGAGAAAATCAAGGACCTATCCAATCAACTGTTAGAACGATGGTCTAGTCTAAAA GAAGTGTTCAAAATACCGAAGAAAGAGCGAATACAGCAGATGAAAGAGCATGAAAGACAAGCGAACGTTGAGAGACGAGCAGCCGACTCCAGCGGGTCACGCGACAGAGAACGCGACCGCAGAGAGGAACGAGAACGAGACAGGAGAGAAGAACGCGAGAGAGAACGGGAGAAGGAGAGGGAGAGAGAGAGGGAGCGCGACCGGGATAGAGACAGAAGTGACCGGGATAGATCGGATAGAGACCGCGGGGAGAGGGATAGAGACAGGTATAGGGAACGGGATCGAGATCGCGACAGGGAAAGAGATAGAGATGATCGGGATAGGAGGAAAAGAAGAAGCAGTCCAGAAGGCGGTAGGAGAAGTATAAG GTTGAGCGAGCGAGTGCTGGCCGCAGTGCCGCCGATGAGCAAGGAGGAGCGGCGCCGAGCCTTCGCcgaggccgccgccgccgccgacgaGTCGCGGCGCCAGCGCGAGCGGCTGCAGCACTGGCCGCACTACTGGCAGCATGACGCCTATCAGCAG CAAATGTTCCCCGGCGGCATGGTTCCCGGCGCCCCCAACATGCTGGGCAACATACCCAATATGGCAAACATGCCCAACATGGCGAACATGGGCAACATGGGCGGCATGGTGTGTGGCGTGGGCGGCATGGTGGGCGACATGCCGCCCGAATGGATGCAGCACGACTTCTCGACTGCGCCGTTCTGTCCGCCATTTTGCATGCCGCAACCTAA TATGATGGGCATGCCTGGTTTCCCAATGGGCGGCTTCATGTTCGGTCAGCAGGTGGGCCAGCCGGGACAGCAGCCCTTCCCGCAACTACAACAACCGAATAACGACCAGCAACAACCA CCACAATCAGCGCCTACAGAAGAGCCCAAAGAGATAGTGCTACCGTCTCTGTGGCGCAGCGCCGTGGACGGCCGCGGCCGCACCTACTACTACCACGTCAAGCTGCGACAGCCGCAGTggctgccgccgccgccgcctgctGAACAAG AAGAGAGTTCATCAGAAGAAGAAGACGAGCCTCCATCATCAGGGCTGGACAGCCCGCTGGTGCGACGGCAGACGAAGGGCAAGGTTGTAGAGGGAGTCAACGGCATTTACGAAG TGATAAAAGAGGACGGTCACAATGGTTTGATACCTGATCACGCGCTGGTCAGCATAAAGCCGAGGAAACGAAGGCCGGGACTCGTCTCAGAGAGACCTATTAGT CCGCGAACAGAGGAAGACAAGCTCGCGGGTAGACTAGAAGTGAAGAGGTACAAGCAGACCAAGGAGAAGCTCCGTCGGCGCCGCGAGAAGCTGCTGCAGAAGGTGCGACTGCTCGCCGCCAACAAGTCGCAGAGGAGGCTTAAGGGCAACATGATTGATTTGAAG CAAATGGTGGAACTAGTGGACTCAGAAACCGATTCCGAAGACTCATCTACGGAAGAAGTAGTACCCACTCCAACACCCGTCGAAAAACCAGTTGAAAAGCCTATAGAGCTGGAAGCTTCCCCCTCCCCAGTCATCATACCCTCCCCTCCCCCTGTTGAAGTCAGCGTGGTGACTACTGAGGAAACGGCTAGGAAGATTAAGGAGCAGTTCCGATGCAGCATGGCGAGGGTGATGGTGCAGCATCTCAACCCGTATCGACATCCTGATGCGCCGGCTGCAAGGATTACCTGTACAGCTGATTTCAAACATTTGGCTAGGAAG CTAACACACTTCGTAATGCTGAAAGAATTAAAACACTGTCGCTCTGTAGACGAGTTGATAGTCACCGACTCAGTTCGATCAAAAGCCAAGATGTTCGTCAAGAAATACATGGCCAAGTTTGGACCCGTCTACAAGCGACCGCCCGAGGAGATAGACTAG
- the LOC124645896 gene encoding histone-lysine N-methyltransferase SETD2 isoform X1, protein MAKRKKAAPKTAATRRTTRRAKQQAEAASSADGEASASVELEPTASDPAQLGTETAPTDATPAPDPQTSETSDKSENSLTTPCQVPIVALHKKFGKYRCLFNSDETFTRKYDIGSDSETNSSVEIRVVDPCASSESDSNAAIDTQSDTNSGANFSPVNSTTVTQSNSRDISPVPAPCEPSSQCEPTSQCEMPSSIPIEKEEETEKPEEVNTIDLTESDSKLSAITEQVVEDKDDSQIIDDSSIPEEKPEEIPAEDIPMEGEQIEFTGDDDEVITIVQIVEDDHPELYYNIKIDSPSEHVSETVDNEEIKVNCDNNEFQINFEKLNLAVETDPPMDCSEAVELRTPPCLTPDIPFKENLNEGLTRPDPSLTPSSTLSDDSNSSRVTEQNQNNSNDSAESSPTGVRRSSRIKTISNMKQKTKGYGLVKTPLKKALITQAKMKLEEIGSDSQEKTSESLPNTQPNSPSFPVPSEMPVKVKSRWRRSSELEMGASSPANSPLASPSLPQQRLPPVAESPSLPDEEPSAPPLSKEDYDRIIEERMNQYQHLDENEYLCERMISKETKKMTCDCFMTKEELERGELACGEDCLNRLLMIECNSRCPVGDRCTNRRFQSKENAPLKVFYADKKGCGVEAIVDIPTGEFLLEYVGEVLDYEQFYKRAQAYSDENNLHHYFMSLKGDTVIDATLKGNISRFINHSCDPNAETQKWTVNGELRIGFFSKRDIVAGEELTFDYQFQRFGKVAQRCYCGADNCRGWIGGEPDSDDEDDEVREITEEEDVSTSKSGTTESSEESLATPTEQPRPRVRRPKKDRTYKPKAPDLVQDADIEEDLEALGRTGVKNQSHTLRLSRTVVRAKSRRAQTALLRLLRDADLPCRRLFLDYRGLRLLAPWCSDAPLDFKLEMLQTVDRLPIPNKTMVQESRFFTIVERWLSAADAPQPTQENVFIDEATGLPIELPNRGSQENLSSPEKAKDNAGILEKIKDLSNQLLERWSSLKEVFKIPKKERIQQMKEHERQANVERRAADSSGSRDRERDRREERERDRREEREREREKERERERERDRDRDRSDRDRSDRDRGERDRDRYRERDRDRDRERDRDDRDRRKRRSSPEGGRRSIRLSERVLAAVPPMSKEERRRAFAEAAAAADESRRQRERLQHWPHYWQHDAYQQQMFPGGMVPGAPNMLGNIPNMANMPNMANMGNMGGMVCGVGGMVGDMPPEWMQHDFSTAPFCPPFCMPQPNMMGMPGFPMGGFMFGQQVGQPGQQPFPQLQQPNNDQQQPPQSAPTEEPKEIVLPSLWRSAVDGRGRTYYYHVKLRQPQWLPPPPPAEQEESSSEEEDEPPSSGLDSPLVRRQTKGKVVEGVNGIYEVIKEDGHNGLIPDHALVSIKPRKRRPGLVSERPISPRTEEDKLAGRLEVKRYKQTKEKLRRRREKLLQKVRLLAANKSQRRLKGNMIDLKQMVELVDSETDSEDSSTEEVVPTPTPVEKPVEKPIELEASPSPVIIPSPPPVEVSVVTTEETARKIKEQFRCSMARVMVQHLNPYRHPDAPAARITCTADFKHLARKLTHFVMLKELKHCRSVDELIVTDSVRSKAKMFVKKYMAKFGPVYKRPPEEID, encoded by the exons ATGGCAAAAAGGAAGAAGGCAGCACCAAAAACCGCGGCAACGCGTCGTACGACCCGACGCGCCAAGCAGCAGGCTGAAGCTGCGTCGTCCGCCGACGGAGAAGCCTCTGCGTCTGTCGAGCTCGAGCCGACTGCTTCCGATCCCGCTCAACTGGGCACGGAGACAGCTCCTACCGATGCAACTCCTGCACCAGACCCACAAACGTCTGAGACATCAGATAAatctgaaaattctttaactacACCTTGTCAAGTACCAATCGTAGCTTTGCATAAGAAATTCGGTAAATATCGCTGTCTATTTAATAGTGATGAGACATTTACTAGAAAATACGATATTGGTAGTGACAGTGAAACAAATAGTAGTGTAGAAATTAGGGTGGTTGATCCTTGTGCCAGCTCCGAGTCAGATTCTAATGCTGCAATAGATACACAGTCTGATACCAACAGCGGTGCAAACTTCAGCCCTGTGAATAGTACAACAGTTACACAGAGCAATTCTAGAGACATATCACCTGTACCTGCTCCGTGTGAACCATCATCTCAATGTGAACCAACATCTCAGTGTGAAATGCCATCATCAATCCCAATAGAAAAGGAGGAAGAGACTGAGAAGCCTGAAGAAGTAAATACTATTGATTTAACTGAAAGTGATTCAAAGCTCAGTGCTATTACTGAACAGGTTGTAGAAGATAAGGATGATAGTCAAATAATTGATGATTCTTCCATCCCTGAAGAGAAACCAGAAGAAATACCAGCTGAAGACATTCCAATGGAGGGAGAGCAGATAGAATTCactggtgatgatgatgaagtcatCACCATTGTTCAGATAGTGGAAGATGATCATCCTGAGCTAtattacaacataaaaataGATAGTCCAAGTGAACATGTATCTGAAACAGTAGATAATGAGGAGATTAAGGTAAATTGTGATAACAATGAGTTCCAGATCAATTTTGAAAAGTTGAACCTTGCAGTTGAGACTGATCCTCCAATGGATTGCTCAGAAGCAGTTGAACTTAGAACCCCACCTTGTCTAACCCCAGATATACCATTTAAAGAAAACCTGAATGAAGGCCTAACTAGACCAGATCCTAGTCTCACACCAAGTTCCACACTGTCAGATGACAGCAACTCATCTAGAGTTACTGAACAAAACCAAAACAACTCAAATGATTCAGCAGAGTCATCACCAACTGGTGTTAGGAGATCCAGTCGAATTAAGACAATTAGTAATATGAAACAGAAGACTAAGGGATATGGGCTGGTGAAAACACCTTTAAAGAAGGCTTTAATTACTCAGGCAAAAATGAAACTTGAGGAAATTGGATCTGATAGTCAGGAGAAAACTAGTGAATCACTACCAAATACCCAACCTAATTCTCCATCATTTCCTGTACCTTCTGAGATGCCTGTGAAGGTGAAGTCTCGCTGGCGTAGGTCCAGTGAGCTGGAGATGGGTGCTAGCTCACCTGCTAACTCACCATTGGCCAGCCCGAGTTTGCCCCAGCAGCGTTTACCGCCTGTAGCCGAGAGCCCAAGCCTCCCTGATGAGGAACCTAGTGCACCTCCCTTGAGCAAAGAGGATTACGACAGGATCATTGAAGAGAGGATGAACCAGTACCAACACTTGGACgaaaatgaatatttatgtgAGAGAATGATTAGCAAGGAGACAAAGAAAATGACTTGTGACTGTTTTATGACCAAAGAAGAATTGGAGCGTGGGGAGCTGGCTTGTGGAGAGGACTGTCTCAACAGGCTGCTTATGATTGAATG TAATTCTCGGTGTCCTGTTGGCGACCGCTGTACAAACAGAAGGTTCCAGTCTAAAGAGAATGCCCCTCTTAAGGTTTTCTATGCTGACAAGAAGGGCTGTGGCGTGGAGGCTATTGTGGACATACCAAC GGGCGAGTTCCTACTAGAATACGTGGGCGAAGTGCTGGACTATGAGCAGTTCTACAAGCGAGCACAAGCATACTCGGACGAGAACAATCTTCACCACTACTTCATGTCCCTCAAAGGGGACACAGTTATTGACGCGACCTTGAAAGGGAACATATCCCGGTTCATCAACCACTCCTGTGATCCTAATGCTGAAACTCAGAAGTGGACAGTCAATGGGGAATTGAGGATAGGGTTCTTCAGCAAGAGGGATATTGTTGCTGGGGAAGAGTTGACTTTCGATTATCAGTTCCAGCGGTTTGG AAAGGTGGCGCAGCGTTGCTACTGCGGCGCCGACAACTGCCGCGGTTGGATCGGAGGCGAGCCCGActctgatgatgaagatgacgaGGTACGAGAGATAACG GAGGAAGAAGACGTATCAACATCGAAGTCAGGTACAACGGAGTCGTCAGAGGAGTCTCTGGCGACGCCGACGGAGCAGCCGCGGCCGCGCGTGCGCAGGCCTAAGAAGGACCGCACCTACAAGCCGAAGGCGCCTGACTTGGTGCAGGATGCTGAT ATCGAGGAAGACCTAGAAGCGCTAGGCCGCACAGGAGTCAAGAATCAAAGCCACACACTCCGCCTCTCCCGTACCGTCGTCCGCGCCAAGAGCCGCCGCGCTCAGACCGCGCTGCTACGTCTGCTGCGTGATGCTGACCTGCCTTGCAGGAGGCTGTTCTTAGACTATAGGGGGCTGAGGCTGTTAGCTCCGTGGTGTAGCGATGCCCCGCTTGATTTCAA GCTAGAAATGCTCCAAACAGTAGACAGGCTACCCATCCCCAACAAGACGATGGTACAAGAGAGTCGGTTCTTCACGATCGTGGAGCGGTGGCTGAGCGCGGCCGACGCGCCGCAGCCGACACAGGAGAACGTGTTCATTGATGAGGCTACTG GTTTGCCGATAGAACTACCTAACAGAGGCAGCCAAGAAAACCTCTCAAGTCCAGAAAAAGCAAAAGACAACGCTGGTATATTAGAGAAAATCAAGGACCTATCCAATCAACTGTTAGAACGATGGTCTAGTCTAAAA GAAGTGTTCAAAATACCGAAGAAAGAGCGAATACAGCAGATGAAAGAGCATGAAAGACAAGCGAACGTTGAGAGACGAGCAGCCGACTCCAGCGGGTCACGCGACAGAGAACGCGACCGCAGAGAGGAACGAGAACGAGACAGGAGAGAAGAACGCGAGAGAGAACGGGAGAAGGAGAGGGAGAGAGAGAGGGAGCGCGACCGGGATAGAGACAGAAGTGACCGGGATAGATCGGATAGAGACCGCGGGGAGAGGGATAGAGACAGGTATAGGGAACGGGATCGAGATCGCGACAGGGAAAGAGATAGAGATGATCGGGATAGGAGGAAAAGAAGAAGCAGTCCAGAAGGCGGTAGGAGAAGTATAAG GTTGAGCGAGCGAGTGCTGGCCGCAGTGCCGCCGATGAGCAAGGAGGAGCGGCGCCGAGCCTTCGCcgaggccgccgccgccgccgacgaGTCGCGGCGCCAGCGCGAGCGGCTGCAGCACTGGCCGCACTACTGGCAGCATGACGCCTATCAGCAG CAAATGTTCCCCGGCGGCATGGTTCCCGGCGCCCCCAACATGCTGGGCAACATACCCAATATGGCAAACATGCCCAACATGGCGAACATGGGCAACATGGGCGGCATGGTGTGTGGCGTGGGCGGCATGGTGGGCGACATGCCGCCCGAATGGATGCAGCACGACTTCTCGACTGCGCCGTTCTGTCCGCCATTTTGCATGCCGCAACCTAA TATGATGGGCATGCCTGGTTTCCCAATGGGCGGCTTCATGTTCGGTCAGCAGGTGGGCCAGCCGGGACAGCAGCCCTTCCCGCAACTACAACAACCGAATAACGACCAGCAACAACCA CCACAATCAGCGCCTACAGAAGAGCCCAAAGAGATAGTGCTACCGTCTCTGTGGCGCAGCGCCGTGGACGGCCGCGGCCGCACCTACTACTACCACGTCAAGCTGCGACAGCCGCAGTggctgccgccgccgccgcctgctGAACAAG AAGAGAGTTCATCAGAAGAAGAAGACGAGCCTCCATCATCAGGGCTGGACAGCCCGCTGGTGCGACGGCAGACGAAGGGCAAGGTTGTAGAGGGAGTCAACGGCATTTACGAAG TGATAAAAGAGGACGGTCACAATGGTTTGATACCTGATCACGCGCTGGTCAGCATAAAGCCGAGGAAACGAAGGCCGGGACTCGTCTCAGAGAGACCTATTAGT CCGCGAACAGAGGAAGACAAGCTCGCGGGTAGACTAGAAGTGAAGAGGTACAAGCAGACCAAGGAGAAGCTCCGTCGGCGCCGCGAGAAGCTGCTGCAGAAGGTGCGACTGCTCGCCGCCAACAAGTCGCAGAGGAGGCTTAAGGGCAACATGATTGATTTGAAG CAAATGGTGGAACTAGTGGACTCAGAAACCGATTCCGAAGACTCATCTACGGAAGAAGTAGTACCCACTCCAACACCCGTCGAAAAACCAGTTGAAAAGCCTATAGAGCTGGAAGCTTCCCCCTCCCCAGTCATCATACCCTCCCCTCCCCCTGTTGAAGTCAGCGTGGTGACTACTGAGGAAACGGCTAGGAAGATTAAGGAGCAGTTCCGATGCAGCATGGCGAGGGTGATGGTGCAGCATCTCAACCCGTATCGACATCCTGATGCGCCGGCTGCAAGGATTACCTGTACAGCTGATTTCAAACATTTGGCTAGGAAG CTAACACACTTCGTAATGCTGAAAGAATTAAAACACTGTCGCTCTGTAGACGAGTTGATAGTCACCGACTCAGTTCGATCAAAAGCCAAGATGTTCGTCAAGAAATACATGGCCAAGTTTGGACCCGTCTACAAGCGACCGCCCGAGGAGATAGACTAG
- the LOC124646316 gene encoding signal peptidase complex subunit 2 yields the protein MTETPETVKINKWDGAAAKNAIDDAIREVLTGDLKCKESFALIDGRLFLCALAVGVALYALLWDYLYPFPQSRLVLIICVSSYFILMGILTLYTTFKEKGVFVVAKEKNGNNNRVWEASSYVKKHDDKYNLVLVMRDAHGKSREASITKSFANFIDTNGTIVQTLVINEITKLYNSLTSEKKEK from the exons ATGACAGAAACTCCAGAG ACTGTGAAAATCAATAAGTGGGATGGAGCTGCtgctaaaaatgctattgatGATGCCATTAGAGAG GTACTGACTGGTGATCTGAAATGTAAAGAAAGTTTCGCCCTCATTGATGGACGTCTCTTCCTCTGCGCGTTGGCTGTTGGTGTTGCTCTCTATGCTCTTCTCTGGGATTATCTGTACCCATTCCCACAGTCAAG ACTGGTCCTCATAATCTGTGTGTCTTCATACTTCATTCTGATGGGTATCCTCACACTGTACACCACATTCAAAGAGAAGGGAGTCTTTGTGGTGGCTAAGGAAAAGAACGGAAACAACAACAGGGTCTGGGAAGCAAGCTCTTATGTTAAGaa GCACGATGACAAATACAACTTAGTCCTGGTGATGCGCGATGCCCACGGCAAGTCCCGCGAGGCCTCCATCACAAAGTCTTTCGCCAACTTCATTGACACCAACGGAACCATCGTCCAAACCCTGGTCATCAATGAGATCACCAAGCTTTACAACTCCCTCACTtctgaaaagaaagaaaagtga